In Desulfatiglans sp., the following are encoded in one genomic region:
- a CDS encoding flagellar basal body protein FliL codes for MAEKERDEREDEAVKSEEAPKRKKVPINMIIIIILVLCLVGGGVFVWKSGLFSKGTDGSAIDTEKQNKELIGPILTLDTFIVNLIGDRGKNYLKAKVELELDSEKTIVEINKRLPQIRDSILTLLSSKSSEDINTLDGKFQLRAEIMTTINQYLRTGKIRNVFLTDFIIQ; via the coding sequence ATGGCAGAAAAAGAAAGAGATGAAAGGGAAGATGAGGCAGTAAAGAGCGAAGAGGCGCCAAAACGAAAAAAGGTCCCTATAAATATGATTATCATTATCATACTGGTTTTATGCCTTGTCGGCGGTGGTGTATTTGTCTGGAAGAGCGGGCTCTTCTCAAAAGGCACTGATGGCTCTGCTATAGATACAGAAAAACAAAATAAGGAGCTCATCGGGCCTATACTTACACTGGACACCTTTATTGTTAATCTTATCGGTGACCGCGGTAAAAACTATCTCAAGGCAAAGGTGGAGCTGGAACTTGATTCTGAGAAAACAATAGTGGAGATAAATAAACGGCTTCCCCAGATAAGAGATTCAATACTGACGTTATTAAGCTCAAAGTCAAGCGAGGATATAAACACCCTTGATGGCAAGTTCCAGTTAAGGGCTGAGATAATGACCACGATAAACCAATACCTTAGAACAGGGAAGATCAGGAATGTCTTCCTGACAGATTTTATTATCCAGTAA
- the fliQ gene encoding flagellar biosynthesis protein FliQ, with protein MTPEYVINLGAEAIKLALLLSLPLLGVGLIVGLLVAILQATTQVQEMTLSFVPKIVAVLLTLLAVSPWILQKITGFTSNLIQSIPSIIR; from the coding sequence ATGACTCCTGAATATGTAATAAATCTAGGCGCAGAGGCAATAAAGCTTGCACTGCTTTTATCGCTTCCTCTTTTGGGCGTAGGCCTTATTGTCGGATTACTGGTTGCCATTTTACAGGCAACAACCCAGGTGCAGGAGATGACCCTATCATTTGTCCCCAAGATCGTCGCCGTACTGCTAACACTGCTCGCAGTTTCACCATGGATATTACAGAAGATCACAGGCTTTACAAGCAACCTGATACAGAGCATTCCATCTATTATCAGGTAA
- the fliM gene encoding flagellar motor switch protein FliM — translation MNKLLSQDEVDSLLKGLDAGDIDSINDFSSDNSDDVNVDSFDWAIAGLNVRGNMPLLEVVNSKFSQKLRGTLSNSLRKMLDITPDPLETIKYSDFQKSLPVPTSMHLFKMEPLRGIGIIVVESRLVFSLVEAYFGGKGIGATKIEGREFTVIENRIIEKVVHMALNNLAEAWEDVHPLKTEFLRSESNPLVVNVIPGEELMISTKYEVELTKVLGNIIICFPYASYQPIRHKLAGDYRDEAETTQLDRTWIEGIEYQLRGTEVTMNIDLGKTQLSVGDFLNLREGDILILDKHFKQPLIGKVEDIKLFEGFAGRYKNNKVFKVERPYVEQV, via the coding sequence ATGAATAAGCTACTATCACAGGATGAGGTTGATTCCCTCTTAAAAGGGCTTGATGCAGGAGATATTGACAGCATCAATGACTTTTCTTCCGATAACAGTGATGATGTCAATGTAGACTCATTTGACTGGGCAATAGCAGGCCTTAATGTAAGGGGCAATATGCCTCTTCTTGAGGTTGTGAACAGCAAGTTCAGTCAGAAACTGAGGGGAACACTCTCCAATTCATTAAGAAAAATGCTGGATATCACGCCTGACCCTCTTGAAACAATAAAATACAGCGACTTTCAGAAGTCACTTCCTGTGCCAACCAGCATGCACCTCTTCAAAATGGAGCCCTTAAGGGGCATCGGCATAATCGTTGTTGAAAGCAGGCTTGTATTCAGCCTTGTGGAGGCATACTTCGGAGGAAAAGGCATCGGCGCAACAAAGATTGAAGGCAGGGAATTCACAGTAATAGAAAACAGGATCATCGAGAAGGTTGTGCATATGGCGCTCAATAACCTCGCAGAGGCGTGGGAGGATGTGCACCCTCTGAAGACAGAATTTTTAAGATCAGAGAGTAACCCCCTTGTAGTAAATGTTATTCCAGGTGAGGAGCTCATGATTTCAACAAAGTATGAGGTAGAACTCACAAAGGTTCTGGGCAACATAATCATCTGTTTTCCTTACGCATCGTATCAGCCAATAAGGCACAAGCTTGCGGGTGATTACAGAGACGAGGCAGAGACAACCCAGCTAGACAGGACATGGATAGAGGGTATCGAATACCAGCTCAGGGGAACTGAAGTAACCATGAACATTGATCTTGGTAAAACCCAGCTCTCTGTCGGTGATTTTTTGAACCTAAGAGAAGGGGATATCCTCATACTTGATAAACACTTTAAACAGCCATTGATAGGTAAAGTTGAGGATATAAAGCTGTTTGAGGGTTTTGCAGGCAGATACAAAAACAATAAGGTCTTCAAGGTGGAAAGGCCTTATGTTGAACAGGTATAA
- a CDS encoding MinD/ParA family protein produces MDQAAGLRKMVNMETTMPPLTVDKKRAQSMPLRVISVTSGKGGVGKTSITANLAVAFQKLNKRVLILDADLGLANMDIMLGINPRYTIGNVLSGEKSLEDVIVTTPAGFKLLPAASGMQELTELGEDQKRFLLNELDAINEEFDIILIDTSAGISSNVMYFNFAAMERLVVLTNEPTSLTDAYALIKVLTSKYNQKRFKVLINLVQDASEADRIFRSLSIAVDKYLQSPSLDYIGWIPYDKMIPKAIRRQKPLIDTHPDSPASKSIFALAERILFKEEELNFEGDIKFFWRRLLNC; encoded by the coding sequence ATGGATCAAGCTGCAGGCCTTAGAAAAATGGTCAATATGGAAACTACAATGCCGCCTTTAACAGTTGATAAAAAGAGGGCTCAAAGTATGCCCCTGAGGGTTATTTCAGTTACAAGCGGAAAGGGGGGCGTTGGCAAGACAAGCATTACAGCAAACCTTGCGGTTGCATTTCAGAAACTCAATAAAAGGGTGCTCATCCTCGATGCAGATCTTGGGCTTGCCAATATGGATATCATGCTTGGCATTAACCCAAGATACACCATAGGGAATGTGCTTAGCGGTGAAAAATCCCTTGAGGATGTTATTGTGACCACGCCTGCCGGGTTCAAGCTGCTGCCTGCCGCGTCAGGGATGCAGGAGCTGACAGAGCTGGGTGAGGATCAAAAACGCTTTCTGTTGAACGAACTGGATGCCATCAATGAGGAATTTGATATAATCCTTATTGATACAAGCGCCGGGATATCATCAAACGTGATGTATTTCAATTTTGCCGCAATGGAAAGGCTTGTCGTATTAACCAATGAGCCCACTTCACTTACAGATGCATATGCCCTTATCAAGGTGCTTACAAGCAAATATAATCAGAAGAGGTTCAAGGTGCTTATAAACCTTGTACAGGATGCGAGTGAGGCAGACCGCATATTCAGGAGCCTCTCCATTGCTGTTGATAAATATCTTCAGTCTCCTTCGCTTGATTATATAGGGTGGATACCATATGATAAGATGATTCCAAAGGCAATAAGGCGGCAAAAACCGCTTATTGATACCCATCCTGATTCGCCTGCAAGCAAAAGCATCTTTGCCCTTGCAGAGAGGATACTTTTCAAGGAAGAGGAACTTAATTTTGAAGGGGATATAAAATTTTTCTGGAGAAGGCTGCTTAATTGTTGA
- the flhB gene encoding flagellar biosynthesis protein FlhB yields the protein MAEQSFQDKTEQATPKKLDDARKKGEVAKSRELSSIAILTAGTIYLFFNAKTITMTLGNNLRKSFTMIPEVMAAGDLSPQMVSDIIVDFLILLAPLLLILMIVAILINLSQIGILFSVEALTPKASKIDPIKGFGRVFSKRSLVELAKSILKIAIVGWVAFSAFKNDLPRMIPLLYQENAQIFYLLGELSFDIMVKCCCVILVLAILDFMYQKWEYSQNLKMTKQEVKDEFKQSEGDPMVKSRIRSIQREMARRRMMEEVPKADVIITNPTHLSIALKYKPLEGMKAPLIVAKGANNIAFKIREIAAEHNIPLIENKPLAQNLYKLELGTEIPSHFYQAVAEILAYVYGLKKRGYKG from the coding sequence ATGGCAGAACAGAGTTTTCAGGATAAAACCGAACAGGCAACACCTAAAAAACTGGATGACGCACGTAAAAAAGGCGAGGTAGCTAAAAGCCGCGAACTATCCTCAATAGCCATCCTCACCGCAGGCACCATATACCTTTTTTTTAATGCAAAAACCATAACAATGACCCTTGGAAACAACCTTAGAAAAAGCTTTACCATGATACCCGAGGTCATGGCAGCCGGTGACTTGTCACCTCAAATGGTTTCAGACATAATAGTTGACTTTCTCATCCTGCTTGCCCCGCTGCTCCTGATTCTTATGATTGTTGCCATACTGATAAACCTCTCTCAGATAGGCATACTTTTCAGTGTCGAAGCCTTGACGCCAAAGGCGTCAAAAATAGATCCGATAAAAGGATTTGGAAGGGTCTTTTCAAAGAGATCTCTTGTTGAGCTGGCTAAATCAATCCTCAAGATAGCAATAGTCGGTTGGGTGGCCTTTTCTGCATTCAAAAATGATCTACCCAGGATGATACCCCTTTTATACCAGGAAAATGCCCAGATATTTTACTTACTTGGAGAATTGTCCTTTGACATAATGGTAAAATGCTGCTGCGTTATCCTTGTGCTTGCCATCCTAGATTTCATGTACCAGAAGTGGGAATACTCACAGAATCTTAAGATGACAAAACAGGAGGTAAAGGACGAATTCAAGCAGTCTGAAGGAGACCCAATGGTTAAATCGCGCATAAGGTCTATCCAGAGGGAAATGGCAAGGAGGAGGATGATGGAGGAGGTTCCAAAGGCAGATGTTATCATCACAAACCCGACCCATCTCTCTATTGCGCTCAAGTACAAACCCCTTGAAGGAATGAAGGCACCTTTAATCGTTGCAAAGGGGGCAAACAATATTGCCTTTAAGATCAGGGAAATAGCGGCAGAGCACAATATACCGCTAATCGAGAACAAACCCTTGGCACAGAACTTGTATAAATTAGAGCTGGGAACTGAGATTCCTTCGCATTTTTACCAGGCAGTAGCAGAGATCCTGGCCTATGTATATGGATTAAAAAAAAGAGGTTATAAAGGATAA
- a CDS encoding motility protein A (Homolog of MotA, appears to be involved in motility on surfaces and under different ionic conditions. With MotS (a MotB homolog) forms the ion channels that couple flagellar rotation to proton/sodium motive force across the membrane and forms the stator elements of the rotary flagellar machine.): MDIATIIGIITAFTLVIWSIMMGSSLFLFIDLPSVMIVFGGTFGCSMINYPLPDILKVMKVVKNAFFVKPATSKDLISKFVSLAGTARREGILALETALNDITDDFMKKGLQLSVDGLEPTSIKDILDTEIENIKDRHKLGAEIFSTMGTFGPAMGMLGTLIGLVQMLQSMDDPSSIGPAMAVALLTTFYGSLLANICCLPIAGKLRGKSAEEVAIKGIMLEGIMSIAKGDNPRLLEQKLNAFLSPEKRETSFK, from the coding sequence ATGGATATAGCAACCATAATAGGAATTATTACTGCATTCACTCTTGTGATATGGTCAATAATGATGGGGAGTTCGCTCTTTCTGTTTATTGATTTACCCTCAGTGATGATAGTTTTCGGAGGCACCTTCGGGTGTTCAATGATAAATTATCCGCTCCCTGATATCCTCAAGGTAATGAAGGTGGTTAAAAATGCCTTTTTTGTTAAACCGGCCACATCCAAGGATTTAATCAGCAAGTTTGTAAGCCTGGCAGGAACAGCGAGAAGAGAGGGGATCCTGGCCCTTGAGACCGCCCTGAATGATATCACAGATGACTTTATGAAAAAAGGTCTTCAGCTTTCTGTTGACGGGCTGGAGCCTACATCCATTAAAGATATCCTTGACACGGAAATCGAAAACATCAAAGACAGGCACAAACTTGGCGCCGAGATATTCAGTACAATGGGGACATTCGGGCCTGCCATGGGTATGCTGGGTACACTTATAGGGCTTGTACAGATGCTCCAGTCAATGGATGACCCAAGCAGCATCGGACCCGCGATGGCAGTTGCCCTTTTGACCACATTTTATGGCTCACTACTGGCTAATATCTGCTGTCTCCCCATCGCCGGCAAACTGAGAGGAAAGAGTGCAGAAGAGGTAGCGATTAAGGGAATCATGCTGGAGGGGATCATGTCCATAGCAAAGGGCGATAACCCTAGACTACTGGAGCAAAAGCTGAATGCATTTCTCTCACCTGAAAAGCGTGAAACGAGCTTTAAATAA
- the fliP gene encoding flagellar type III secretion system pore protein FliP (The bacterial flagellar biogenesis protein FliP forms a type III secretion system (T3SS)-type pore required for flagellar assembly.), whose translation MKKDKKITILIAVIMGTGLLLLASNAMAQAPSLPNLTIGLGQADNPEQVSTLLQVLLLLTVLTLAPAIVVMMTSFTRLAIVLSLVRHALGTQQMPPNQIIIGLALLLTFFIMTPVFNEINDVALKPYLAEEISQKDAMEKAVKPIRAFMLKQTRKKDLALFMDIAKLKKPANYDEIPTVVLISSFVVSELKTAFQIGFVIYIPFLVIDMVVASVLLSMGMMMLPPFMVSLPFKLMLFVLIDGWNILVGSMVKSFL comes from the coding sequence ATGAAAAAAGATAAAAAAATAACAATATTAATCGCTGTCATAATGGGCACGGGGCTTCTGTTATTAGCATCTAATGCTATGGCTCAAGCCCCATCGCTTCCGAACCTGACAATAGGTCTTGGGCAGGCAGATAACCCAGAACAGGTCTCAACATTATTGCAGGTACTCCTCCTGCTTACAGTCCTGACACTGGCCCCTGCTATTGTTGTTATGATGACATCATTTACAAGGCTTGCTATCGTACTTTCACTTGTAAGGCATGCATTAGGCACACAACAGATGCCCCCAAATCAGATCATCATTGGGCTTGCGCTATTACTGACATTTTTTATCATGACCCCTGTTTTTAATGAGATCAATGATGTAGCACTCAAGCCCTACCTTGCTGAAGAGATCTCCCAGAAAGATGCTATGGAAAAGGCGGTTAAACCAATAAGGGCCTTCATGTTAAAGCAGACAAGGAAAAAGGACCTTGCTCTGTTTATGGATATCGCAAAGCTTAAAAAACCTGCTAATTATGATGAGATACCAACCGTCGTTCTCATATCTTCTTTTGTGGTAAGCGAACTCAAGACCGCATTTCAAATAGGCTTTGTAATATATATCCCGTTCCTTGTCATAGACATGGTTGTAGCCAGTGTGCTCTTATCAATGGGCATGATGATGCTGCCACCCTTCATGGTATCTCTCCCCTTCAAGCTCATGCTCTTTGTCCTTATTGATGGCTGGAACATCCTTGTAGGGTCAATGGTTAAAAGTTTTTTATGA
- a CDS encoding flagellar hook protein FlgE: MALSSALFSGISGLTNLGNAMQIIGDNISNLNTIGFKSSSFTFQDLLSQSMFTRSGTSQVGRGTAIADVYASFEQGSFETTGNTTDLAIGGDGFFVIRESGSDSLFYTRAGNFRFNNDGQMINPEGYVVQGWAVDDNGNIMGSAVDIAMTSFTSQPQPTDSVSIITNLDKDQVSNNEDPFLSDAWDGSVIDSPPIAASSYGYQTTVKAYDSLGSTHDITIYYDKVDGSTPPQWEYLVTCPPGEDLRENMPGSVSAGLLARGTITFNEGSGTITDVTMSRLTDPGTGPVWTNLTTADCNADGYYEFGADFLGGTVTSQDIALDIGVRWNGASFVPDSLSTTQYASASTTIYQSATGYGAGDLQGVDVDVDGLITGVYSNGQVLPLYKIALAKFQSVQGLHKMGGNLYRETRESGSATTSLPGSNGLGSIAPNSLEQSNVDMAAEFVKMITTQRNFQANSKIITTTDTMLSELINLKR, from the coding sequence ATGGCTTTATCAAGTGCACTTTTTTCAGGTATCAGCGGTCTGACAAATTTAGGCAATGCAATGCAGATCATTGGTGACAACATCTCGAATCTAAACACCATTGGTTTTAAAAGCAGCAGTTTTACGTTTCAGGACCTTTTAAGCCAGAGCATGTTCACAAGGTCAGGGACATCCCAGGTAGGCAGGGGCACAGCAATAGCTGATGTCTATGCATCATTTGAGCAGGGCTCTTTTGAGACTACCGGCAACACAACAGACCTTGCAATAGGCGGCGATGGCTTTTTTGTAATAAGGGAATCAGGTTCAGACAGCTTATTCTATACAAGGGCTGGTAATTTCCGCTTTAACAATGACGGTCAGATGATAAACCCTGAAGGCTATGTGGTGCAGGGATGGGCTGTTGATGATAATGGAAATATCATGGGATCAGCAGTGGATATAGCGATGACATCATTTACATCACAGCCCCAGCCAACCGACAGTGTCTCCATTATTACAAACCTTGACAAGGACCAGGTGAGTAACAACGAGGACCCCTTTTTATCAGACGCATGGGATGGTAGTGTAATCGATTCGCCGCCTATTGCGGCTTCCTCTTATGGGTATCAGACAACTGTAAAAGCATATGACTCACTTGGCAGTACCCACGATATAACTATCTATTATGACAAGGTAGATGGATCAACCCCTCCTCAATGGGAATATCTTGTAACATGCCCTCCAGGTGAAGACCTGAGAGAAAATATGCCAGGGTCAGTGTCAGCCGGCCTTCTTGCACGTGGCACTATTACATTTAATGAAGGGAGTGGTACTATTACAGATGTTACCATGTCAAGGCTTACAGATCCAGGTACAGGTCCTGTGTGGACAAATTTAACAACAGCAGACTGCAACGCCGACGGGTACTATGAATTCGGGGCAGACTTTCTTGGCGGCACAGTAACATCACAGGATATAGCCCTTGATATAGGGGTCAGATGGAATGGCGCCTCATTTGTACCGGATTCACTTTCCACCACACAGTATGCAAGCGCATCCACCACCATTTATCAGTCTGCAACCGGTTACGGCGCCGGCGACCTGCAGGGTGTTGATGTGGATGTTGATGGCCTGATCACAGGTGTATACTCAAACGGCCAGGTGCTTCCTCTGTACAAGATAGCCCTTGCAAAGTTCCAGAGTGTACAGGGTCTGCACAAGATGGGCGGTAACCTTTACAGGGAGACAAGGGAAAGCGGTTCAGCAACAACGAGCCTGCCCGGTTCAAACGGGTTAGGCAGTATTGCGCCAAACTCTTTGGAGCAGTCAAATGTTGATATGGCGGCCGAGTTTGTTAAGATGATCACAACACAGAGGAATTTCCAGGCAAACTCAAAGATCATCACAACAACCGACACCATGCTTTCAGAGCTTATCAACCTGAAGAGGTAA
- the fliN gene encoding flagellar motor switch protein FliN: MPGGMDLTELEPGLGQNGAGRNMDFLLDIPLEISVELGNAKIKIGELLKLSQGSVVELNRLTDEPLEIFVNKKLMAHGEVVVVNEKFGIRLTNIISPGERVKSLT; encoded by the coding sequence ATGCCAGGAGGAATGGATTTGACAGAACTTGAACCAGGATTGGGACAGAACGGGGCCGGAAGAAACATGGATTTTCTGCTGGATATCCCGCTGGAAATCTCGGTTGAACTGGGAAATGCAAAGATCAAGATCGGCGAACTGCTAAAGCTGAGCCAGGGATCCGTGGTAGAGCTTAACAGGCTTACAGATGAGCCCCTTGAGATATTTGTAAACAAAAAACTGATGGCACACGGCGAGGTTGTTGTGGTCAATGAAAAATTCGGCATCAGGCTGACCAATATAATAAGCCCCGGTGAGAGGGTAAAGAGCCTTACCTGA
- the flhA gene encoding flagellar biosynthesis protein FlhA yields the protein MEAVEKNSPSLFAHMDIWVAVGIMGVLMIMIIPLPTMLLDVCLAINITLSVLIILVTIYAAKPLDFSVFPSLLLITTLFRLALNISSTRLILLNGHSGPDAAGHVIKSFGSFVVGGNPTVGLVIFVILVIINFVVITKGSGRIAEVAARFTLDAMPGKQMAIDADLNAGLIDEGEARRRRSGISREAEFYGAMDGASKFVRGDAIAGIIITLINIIGGLIIGVLEMNLDLGKAVQFYTLLTIGDGLVSQIPALIISTGAGILVSRASSDGTNMGVEMAGQLGLQPRALVIASGIIFLFGLAPGMPLIPFTILAGSVYLISRSVKKKAALAKAEAPTVKEEQAEAQAPEDVQKLLPLDSLEMEIGYGLITIVDDKSQGNLLDRIRALRKQFAVDMGMVIPSIHIRDNLELKPNEYAFCIKGNDVAKGEILADHLLAIDPGDARMKLEGIQTKDPAFGLPAVWISPERKSEAQLAEYTVVEPASVITTHLSEVVRRHGYEFLGRQEVQSLLENIGKTDPKVVEELTPGLLNLGAVQKVLQNLVREQVSIRDLLTIIETLADYAPLTKDTDILTEYVRQRLSRTITKPYLENKKTLKVLNIKPSIEELITKGINQTDFGAYLALGPSEANKIIHHVKRSLDDVAARIEQPVILCSTTVRRHLKKLCDSFQINVAVFSHNEIPGGLQVQSLGEIG from the coding sequence ATGGAAGCAGTAGAAAAAAACAGTCCATCTTTATTTGCACACATGGATATCTGGGTGGCAGTAGGCATCATGGGGGTGCTCATGATCATGATCATACCACTGCCGACCATGTTGCTGGATGTCTGTCTTGCCATTAATATTACCCTTTCGGTGCTTATTATACTTGTAACCATATATGCCGCAAAGCCACTTGACTTTTCAGTCTTTCCATCGCTTCTCCTGATTACAACACTTTTCAGGCTGGCCCTAAATATCTCTTCAACAAGGCTGATACTCCTTAACGGACACAGCGGCCCGGATGCAGCAGGTCATGTGATAAAAAGCTTCGGTTCCTTTGTTGTTGGTGGAAACCCTACCGTGGGTCTAGTGATATTTGTCATACTGGTTATCATCAATTTTGTGGTTATCACAAAAGGTTCAGGTAGAATCGCTGAGGTAGCTGCCCGTTTCACCCTTGATGCAATGCCAGGTAAGCAGATGGCCATTGATGCGGATCTCAATGCAGGTCTTATAGACGAGGGTGAGGCAAGACGCAGAAGGTCTGGCATATCAAGGGAGGCGGAATTCTACGGTGCAATGGACGGCGCAAGCAAGTTTGTGCGCGGCGACGCTATAGCAGGCATTATCATAACCCTTATCAACATAATAGGCGGCCTTATCATAGGCGTTCTCGAGATGAATCTTGACCTGGGAAAGGCAGTTCAGTTCTATACCCTTCTAACCATTGGTGACGGTCTTGTCTCCCAGATACCCGCCCTTATTATATCAACCGGCGCGGGTATACTTGTTTCAAGGGCATCATCTGACGGCACCAATATGGGCGTTGAGATGGCAGGTCAGCTCGGGTTACAGCCAAGGGCGCTTGTGATCGCCTCCGGCATAATTTTCCTTTTTGGCCTTGCGCCCGGCATGCCTCTTATCCCATTTACTATACTGGCCGGATCAGTTTACCTTATTTCAAGGTCAGTTAAGAAAAAAGCAGCATTGGCAAAAGCCGAGGCTCCCACTGTAAAGGAGGAACAGGCAGAGGCCCAGGCGCCTGAAGATGTCCAGAAACTCCTTCCGCTTGACAGCCTTGAGATGGAGATAGGTTACGGACTCATTACAATAGTTGACGATAAATCCCAGGGTAACCTCCTTGATCGCATACGCGCATTGAGAAAACAGTTTGCGGTCGATATGGGCATGGTAATCCCCTCCATACATATAAGGGATAACCTTGAACTCAAACCAAATGAATATGCATTCTGTATAAAGGGCAATGATGTTGCAAAGGGAGAAATCCTTGCAGACCATCTGCTCGCCATTGACCCTGGAGACGCCAGGATGAAACTTGAAGGAATACAGACAAAAGACCCGGCATTCGGGCTTCCTGCCGTGTGGATATCACCTGAAAGAAAGTCAGAGGCACAGCTTGCTGAATACACGGTTGTTGAACCGGCGAGTGTTATAACAACCCATCTCTCTGAGGTGGTAAGACGTCACGGATATGAATTCCTGGGCAGGCAGGAGGTGCAGAGCCTTCTTGAAAATATCGGAAAGACCGATCCAAAGGTGGTTGAGGAACTTACTCCTGGTCTTCTTAATCTCGGCGCAGTGCAGAAGGTACTCCAGAACCTTGTAAGGGAACAGGTCTCAATAAGGGATCTCCTTACCATCATTGAGACACTTGCAGATTACGCACCCCTTACAAAGGATACAGATATACTCACAGAATATGTAAGACAGAGGCTTTCACGCACAATAACAAAGCCCTACCTTGAAAATAAAAAGACACTAAAGGTTCTTAACATCAAGCCATCTATTGAGGAGCTTATTACAAAGGGTATAAACCAAACCGATTTCGGCGCATACCTTGCGCTTGGACCGAGCGAGGCAAACAAGATTATCCATCATGTGAAGAGATCACTTGATGATGTTGCAGCAAGGATTGAACAGCCTGTTATCTTATGCTCAACAACAGTGAGAAGGCATCTGAAAAAGCTCTGTGACAGCTTTCAGATCAATGTTGCAGTATTTTCCCATAATGAGATCCCAGGAGGGCTTCAAGTTCAGTCCCTGGGAGAGATAGGTTAA
- the fliR gene encoding flagellar type III secretion system protein FliR — MFLPLETFEQLEGFFWILVRVGTLFFLLPLFGARNIPSLWKAGLSFVIAIVLTPVVPAPQNLPVTAPGIILGVTSEMLMGLILATTIRIFLAATEMAGQFMSFQMGFSMASAIDPQTGAQSNVLTQFIYIFTLLIFFSMDGHHMFIRVMANSFYSVPVNSISFKPGIANELIKAGTSMFILGIKIAAPILVALFLSNLCLGIIARTVPQVNILMVGFPVNLSIGFVLFCLILMNIYPLIFNIKESMSKSLIRLLGLM; from the coding sequence ATGTTTTTACCCCTTGAAACATTTGAGCAGCTTGAGGGATTCTTCTGGATACTCGTCCGGGTTGGAACCCTCTTTTTCCTGCTGCCGCTCTTCGGGGCAAGAAATATCCCGTCACTTTGGAAGGCAGGGCTTTCATTTGTCATTGCCATTGTCCTGACCCCGGTTGTACCTGCGCCTCAGAACCTGCCTGTTACAGCCCCTGGTATAATCCTGGGGGTTACTTCAGAGATGCTCATGGGCCTTATACTTGCCACCACCATCAGGATATTCCTTGCGGCAACCGAAATGGCAGGTCAGTTTATGAGCTTCCAGATGGGCTTTTCAATGGCCAGCGCAATAGACCCACAGACAGGGGCGCAGAGCAATGTACTTACACAGTTTATCTATATATTCACATTGCTGATATTCTTTTCCATGGATGGTCATCATATGTTTATAAGGGTAATGGCAAACTCCTTCTATTCTGTTCCTGTAAACAGCATCAGCTTTAAACCGGGCATAGCGAATGAACTCATCAAGGCAGGAACAAGCATGTTTATATTAGGCATAAAGATAGCTGCGCCGATCCTTGTTGCTCTTTTCTTATCAAACCTGTGCCTGGGCATTATCGCACGAACAGTACCTCAGGTTAATATACTCATGGTAGGTTTCCCGGTTAACCTCTCTATAGGTTTTGTCCTTTTCTGCTTAATACTAATGAATATCTACCCTCTTATTTTCAACATTAAAGAGAGTATGAGCAAGAGCCTGATAAGGCTCTTAGGCCTGATGTAG
- the fliO gene encoding flagellar biosynthetic protein FliO, with the protein MNPDINILSYKHGISMLIVFILLILFMLILKRLKGGTLSLRKYPAMKIISTLSLAPKRSLAIVEVRNEWLLLGVGAENISILSKYDKPEETGENTKSNGEGAFASFLLRAGITGKSPEKSSRKDEKR; encoded by the coding sequence TTGAACCCTGACATCAATATACTATCATACAAGCATGGAATCTCCATGCTTATTGTCTTTATCCTGCTGATATTGTTTATGCTCATACTGAAACGATTAAAAGGGGGCACACTCTCATTAAGAAAATACCCTGCAATGAAGATCATCAGCACACTCTCCCTGGCGCCGAAAAGATCTCTTGCTATTGTTGAAGTCCGTAATGAATGGCTCCTCCTTGGTGTAGGGGCTGAAAACATCTCCATCTTATCAAAGTACGATAAACCGGAAGAGACAGGTGAAAATACAAAGTCAAATGGTGAAGGAGCGTTTGCCTCATTTCTTTTAAGGGCAGGGATAACCGGAAAATCACCTGAAAAAAGCAGCAGAAAAGATGAAAAAAGATAA